From the Desulfosarcina sp. BuS5 genome, one window contains:
- the ffh gene encoding signal recognition particle protein, producing MFDNLSDRLNSVFKKLKGHGKLTEKNIEVGLKEVRMALLEADVHYRVAKKFISAIKERSLGQEVLSSLTPGQQIIKIVSDELTELMGATCVGLNLAGQKPVSIMLVGLQGSGKTTTAGKLSVLLRKEEKKPYLVPADVYRPAAIDQLKKLGKQLSVPVFPSSADMDPVQICMDARASALQEGYDTLILDTAGRLHIDEKLMGELSQIKEGVCPTDILLVADAMTGQDAVNIAESFDKALDIGGIILTKMDGDARGGAALSIKAVTGKPIKFIGVGEKLGDIEPFHPDRMSSRILGMGDILTFIEKAQSTVDAKKAAELEKKLRKSSFTLDDFRDQMVQVRKMGALDDLIKMIPGIGKSKHLKNLKVDEKELARIEAIISSMTPMERQKHTIINGSRRKRIAKGSGTSVQNVNKLLKNYAQMMKMLKKFNQGGMHGLGRGMLQV from the coding sequence ATGTTTGATAATTTAAGTGACAGGCTAAACTCAGTATTTAAAAAGCTAAAAGGGCATGGTAAATTAACTGAGAAAAATATTGAAGTCGGTCTTAAAGAAGTCAGGATGGCATTACTGGAAGCTGATGTTCATTACAGGGTTGCAAAGAAGTTCATTTCGGCTATAAAAGAGCGTTCCCTTGGTCAGGAGGTGTTATCAAGTCTTACACCTGGCCAGCAGATTATAAAAATAGTTAGTGATGAGCTTACGGAACTTATGGGGGCCACCTGCGTGGGCTTGAATCTTGCCGGACAAAAACCTGTTTCAATTATGCTTGTCGGGCTTCAAGGATCGGGCAAAACAACTACCGCAGGCAAGCTTTCTGTTTTATTAAGGAAAGAAGAAAAAAAACCTTATCTGGTGCCTGCTGATGTTTACAGGCCGGCTGCAATTGATCAGCTGAAAAAGCTTGGAAAACAGCTCTCTGTCCCTGTTTTTCCTTCAAGTGCGGATATGGATCCTGTGCAGATTTGTATGGATGCTAGAGCCTCTGCCCTGCAGGAGGGATATGATACCCTTATTCTTGATACAGCAGGACGGCTGCATATTGATGAGAAGTTGATGGGTGAACTTTCTCAAATAAAAGAGGGGGTTTGTCCTACGGATATTCTGCTTGTGGCAGATGCAATGACAGGTCAGGATGCTGTCAATATTGCCGAATCATTTGATAAGGCGCTTGATATCGGCGGTATTATTTTGACTAAAATGGATGGCGATGCCCGAGGCGGAGCTGCTCTTTCCATTAAGGCGGTAACAGGCAAGCCGATCAAATTCATTGGCGTCGGGGAAAAGTTAGGTGATATTGAGCCTTTTCATCCCGACAGGATGTCTTCGAGAATTCTTGGAATGGGAGATATCCTTACCTTTATTGAAAAAGCACAATCGACAGTAGATGCAAAAAAAGCCGCTGAACTTGAAAAAAAACTAAGAAAGAGCAGTTTTACATTAGATGATTTTCGTGACCAAATGGTTCAGGTCCGCAAGATGGGCGCGCTTGATGATCTTATAAAGATGATACCGGGGATAGGTAAGAGCAAGCATCTGAAAAATCTTAAAGTGGATGAAAAGGAGCTGGCCAGGATTGAAGCCATTATCAGTTCCATGACACCCATGGAGCGGCAAAAACATACTATTATTAATGGCAGCCGCAGAAAAAGGATTGCAAAAGGAAGTGGTACGAGTGTACAGAATGTAAATAAGCTGCTTAAAAATTATGCTCAGATGATGAAGATGCTTAAAAAATTTAATCAGGGCGGCATGCATGGATTAGGCAGGGGTATGCTGCAGGTTTAA
- the rpsP gene encoding 30S ribosomal protein S16 yields the protein MSVKIRLARYGAKKRPFYRIVVADSESPRDGKFLESVGTYNPLQDPGAVILQADRVRYWMDNGAIPTDTVRSLLKKQDFFAADV from the coding sequence ATGTCAGTAAAAATTAGATTGGCAAGATATGGCGCAAAGAAAAGGCCTTTTTATCGAATAGTTGTTGCAGATTCCGAATCTCCAAGAGATGGTAAATTTTTGGAATCGGTAGGGACATATAATCCATTACAAGACCCAGGTGCAGTTATTCTTCAAGCCGACAGAGTCAGATACTGGATGGATAACGGTGCTATTCCTACAGATACAGTAAGAAGCCTTTTAAAGAAACAAGATTTTTTTGCTGCGGATGTGTGA
- a CDS encoding 4'-phosphopantetheinyl transferase family protein, with product MGIIYPVILPVPEKDQILSGREKVLYLSRHARKALAVSARKNGFVLTELVKDDQGAPKPFDGKCWSITHKDEYVGGVVSPARIGIDIEKIKSCSKSLFKKTASQKEWSLSDEEPDRLFFRYWTAKEAVIKANGTGIKDLLKCNVIKIMDKNRLVVGYMDNTWIVEHFFFNGHIASVVKNSKVIEWVF from the coding sequence ATGGGTATTATTTATCCCGTCATACTACCTGTGCCTGAAAAAGATCAGATCCTTTCCGGCAGGGAAAAGGTATTATACTTAAGCCGGCACGCAAGAAAAGCTCTTGCAGTTTCAGCGCGTAAAAATGGATTTGTTTTAACCGAATTAGTAAAAGATGACCAGGGGGCACCCAAGCCATTTGATGGAAAATGCTGGTCTATCACCCACAAGGATGAATATGTCGGTGGTGTGGTCTCACCAGCAAGGATTGGAATCGATATAGAAAAAATCAAGTCATGCTCCAAGTCTCTTTTTAAGAAAACGGCAAGTCAAAAAGAATGGTCTCTTTCTGATGAAGAACCGGATCGACTTTTTTTTAGATACTGGACCGCCAAAGAGGCTGTAATAAAGGCAAACGGAACAGGCATCAAAGATCTTTTAAAATGTAATGTTATAAAAATTATGGATAAAAATCGACTTGTTGTGGGTTATATGGATAATACCTGGATAGTTGAACATTTTTTTTTTAACGGGCATATAGCATCTGTCGTTAAAAATTCAAAAGTAATAGAATGGGTGTTTTAG
- the rimM gene encoding ribosome maturation factor RimM (Essential for efficient processing of 16S rRNA) yields the protein MGKEGFLLIGKIVGVHGVRGNVKVYSYAESISTFKAGSSILLIDSEGFEKNFVIESVKPHKNIILLSLNGIYSRALALPLTGAKVFTEKFKLPEIDENEYYWFDIIGLSVFTLKGEFLGIVESIMTTGSNDVYVVKNSDNLEKSELLIPALESVVLKINLEHKKMIVDLPEGL from the coding sequence GTGGGGAAAGAGGGTTTTCTTTTAATCGGCAAGATTGTTGGCGTTCATGGTGTAAGAGGGAACGTCAAGGTCTACTCATATGCAGAATCCATTTCTACATTTAAAGCAGGGAGTTCAATTCTGCTTATTGATTCTGAAGGATTTGAAAAGAATTTTGTAATAGAATCGGTTAAGCCTCACAAAAACATTATCCTTTTATCACTTAATGGGATTTATAGTCGGGCTCTTGCTTTGCCCCTGACAGGGGCAAAGGTTTTTACGGAAAAATTTAAGCTCCCTGAGATTGATGAAAATGAATATTATTGGTTTGATATTATTGGGCTTTCAGTTTTTACATTAAAAGGGGAGTTTCTTGGAATAGTCGAATCAATAATGACTACAGGGAGTAATGATGTTTATGTTGTGAAGAATTCCGATAATCTTGAGAAGAGCGAGCTGCTGATTCCAGCACTTGAGTCGGTGGTATTAAAGATTAATTTAGAACATAAGAAAATGATCGTAGATCTCCCGGAAGGGCTGTGA
- the rplS gene encoding 50S ribosomal protein L19 — translation MQIIDQLNKESMRLDIPDFRAGDTVKVHAKIREGEKERIQIFEGVVISKRKGKSNATFTVRKVSYGVGVERIFLLHAPTIDKIEVVTRGLVRRAKIYYLRNLRGKAARIKERRF, via the coding sequence ATGCAAATCATAGATCAGCTTAATAAAGAAAGCATGAGACTTGACATACCGGATTTTCGTGCCGGTGACACGGTCAAGGTGCATGCAAAGATAAGAGAGGGTGAAAAGGAACGTATTCAGATTTTTGAAGGAGTTGTAATCAGCAAACGCAAGGGCAAGTCGAACGCAACTTTTACGGTACGTAAGGTTTCATACGGCGTTGGCGTTGAGCGTATTTTTCTGCTGCACGCCCCTACCATCGATAAAATTGAAGTTGTAACAAGAGGTCTTGTGCGCAGGGCAAAAATATATTATCTGCGTAACTTAAGAGGTAAGGCCGCCAGAATAAAAGAGCGACGCTTTTAG
- the trmD gene encoding tRNA (guanosine(37)-N1)-methyltransferase TrmD, translating to MNFAVLTIFPEMFDLFWSHGIVRRAIEKKRISAHTVNIRDFAMDRHKSTDDRPFGGGCGMLMKTEPMAAAIRSAKIRNPASQTILLTPQGRRFDQNLAYALASLNDLILVCGRYEGVDERICDTLIDFEISIGDYVLTGGELPAMIIMDAVTRLLPDTLGGAESAEKDSFSDTLLEHAHYTRPRSFEEIDVPEVLLSGNHRAIDKWRLESSLIRTFLKRPDLLEKKRLDSGEIDILKKWCLDIEKIIRSQSLHGTDALSGS from the coding sequence ATGAATTTTGCTGTTCTTACAATCTTTCCGGAAATGTTTGATCTGTTCTGGTCCCACGGAATAGTAAGAAGGGCCATAGAAAAAAAGAGGATATCTGCTCATACAGTCAATATCAGGGATTTTGCCATGGACAGGCATAAGTCGACTGATGACAGGCCTTTCGGCGGCGGGTGCGGAATGCTTATGAAAACCGAACCTATGGCCGCAGCAATAAGATCCGCAAAAATAAGAAATCCTGCTTCGCAAACAATCCTCCTTACACCACAGGGGCGAAGGTTTGATCAGAATCTGGCCTATGCTCTGGCATCATTAAATGATCTTATCCTGGTGTGCGGTCGTTATGAAGGCGTTGATGAGCGTATTTGCGACACCTTAATAGATTTTGAAATCTCTATTGGTGATTATGTTCTGACCGGAGGTGAGCTTCCGGCTATGATCATCATGGATGCAGTGACCAGATTGCTTCCTGATACGTTGGGAGGAGCTGAATCAGCGGAAAAAGATTCATTTTCAGACACCTTGCTGGAGCATGCGCACTATACCAGGCCAAGAAGTTTTGAGGAAATTGATGTTCCTGAAGTGCTTTTGTCGGGTAACCATAGGGCTATTGATAAGTGGAGGCTTGAATCATCTCTGATTAGAACTTTTTTGAAAAGACCGGACCTGCTTGAAAAGAAAAGATTGGATTCCGGGGAGATAGATATTCTGAAAAAATGGTGTCTTGATATTGAGAAAATTATACGCAGCCAATCTTTACATGGCACTGATGCATTATCCGGTAGTTAA
- a CDS encoding ribonuclease HII has protein sequence MSIKVLIKELAGQDWWKFEREAFNKGFFKIAGLDEAGRGPLAGPVVSAAVILSDSFSVSGINDSKKLTPVKRDYLYDEICKQALATGTGIVDSAKIDRVNILQATLLSMFKAVENLEIRPDCLLIDGTFTIPSDLPQTTIPKGDSLSISIAAASIIAKVTRDRLMRKYDSKYPQFGFSRHKGYPTRAHKEAIKKFGPCLIHRRTFKGVKEYL, from the coding sequence TTGTCGATTAAAGTGCTGATTAAAGAATTGGCTGGCCAGGACTGGTGGAAGTTTGAAAGGGAAGCTTTCAATAAAGGTTTTTTTAAAATTGCCGGCTTGGATGAAGCCGGCCGAGGTCCCCTGGCTGGTCCGGTTGTTTCCGCAGCAGTAATACTTTCTGATTCTTTTTCGGTATCCGGTATAAATGATTCAAAAAAATTAACCCCTGTAAAACGTGATTATCTTTATGATGAAATTTGTAAGCAGGCTCTCGCAACAGGAACAGGTATCGTAGATTCCGCGAAAATTGATCGAGTTAACATACTTCAGGCAACTCTGCTGTCAATGTTTAAAGCGGTTGAAAATCTTGAAATCAGACCCGACTGCCTGCTTATTGACGGCACATTCACTATTCCATCCGACCTTCCCCAAACTACAATTCCCAAAGGTGATTCTCTCAGCATTTCCATTGCCGCCGCGTCCATTATCGCCAAGGTAACGCGTGACAGGCTTATGAGAAAATATGACAGTAAATATCCTCAATTCGGCTTTTCACGGCATAAGGGTTATCCTACCAGAGCCCACAAGGAAGCGATAAAAAAGTTCGGTCCGTGTCTTATTCACAGGCGCACCTTTAAAGGGGTTAAAGAATATCTATAG
- the hemL gene encoding glutamate-1-semialdehyde 2,1-aminomutase → MKREKSQNLFNRTTGIIPGGVNSPVRACKSVGEEPVFIDYAEGCMIYDVDGNSFIDYIGSWGPMILGHRYPSVIRALGSALNRGTSFGAPSDLETRLAETVINAVPSIEMVRLVNSGTEAAMSAVRLARGYTGRDVIVKFDGCYHGHADTLLVEAGSGVATLGIPGSPGIPESIAQHTNSLPFNDIDCFKQFMDDRGDSIAAVIVEPVAGNMGLVPPVEGFLEILRSLTEKYGALLIFDEVMSGFRVAYGGAQSLYGINPDITCLGKIIGGGLPVGAYGGRKKIMEHIAPQGPVYQAGTLSGNPLAMAAGIATLLELKKPGFYEKINQKAERLVEGLKTAAVKREVQVQVKWVGGMLGLFFSDRDVKNFNDAKNCDLDMFAAYYKGMLKKGVFLAPSQFEAIFISAVHKSADIDKTIKAAEEVFEAL, encoded by the coding sequence ATGAAACGAGAAAAATCACAAAACCTGTTTAATAGAACTACTGGTATCATACCAGGCGGAGTTAACAGTCCTGTGCGGGCATGCAAATCTGTCGGTGAAGAACCTGTTTTTATAGATTATGCCGAAGGGTGCATGATCTATGATGTGGATGGAAACTCGTTTATAGATTACATAGGTTCCTGGGGACCAATGATATTAGGACATAGATATCCGTCAGTTATTAGGGCCCTTGGATCTGCTTTAAATCGCGGTACCAGTTTCGGAGCCCCCTCAGATCTTGAAACAAGGCTTGCTGAAACAGTAATTAATGCGGTGCCGTCCATAGAAATGGTTCGCTTGGTTAACTCGGGTACGGAAGCAGCCATGAGCGCCGTGAGGCTTGCACGGGGATATACAGGCCGGGATGTGATTGTTAAATTTGACGGCTGTTATCATGGCCATGCAGATACCCTTTTAGTCGAGGCAGGATCGGGCGTTGCAACTCTTGGGATTCCGGGAAGTCCAGGCATCCCTGAATCGATTGCCCAACACACTAATTCTCTTCCGTTTAATGATATTGATTGTTTTAAACAGTTCATGGATGATAGAGGTGACAGCATTGCCGCAGTAATAGTTGAGCCGGTTGCGGGAAACATGGGCCTTGTTCCGCCAGTGGAAGGTTTTTTGGAGATATTAAGGTCTTTGACGGAAAAATATGGGGCCTTGCTGATTTTTGATGAAGTAATGTCCGGTTTCAGGGTTGCTTACGGAGGTGCCCAGTCTCTTTATGGGATTAATCCGGATATAACCTGTCTAGGTAAAATTATAGGGGGCGGCCTGCCGGTTGGAGCTTATGGTGGACGCAAAAAGATTATGGAGCATATTGCTCCCCAGGGGCCGGTATATCAGGCCGGAACATTGTCTGGTAATCCTCTTGCCATGGCTGCCGGAATAGCAACTCTGCTGGAGTTGAAGAAACCAGGTTTTTATGAAAAGATAAATCAAAAAGCGGAACGTCTGGTCGAAGGACTCAAAACGGCCGCTGTAAAGAGAGAAGTACAAGTCCAGGTCAAGTGGGTGGGCGGCATGTTGGGTCTGTTTTTTTCAGATAGGGATGTAAAGAACTTTAATGATGCAAAAAACTGCGATCTTGATATGTTTGCAGCTTATTATAAGGGTATGTTGAAAAAAGGAGTATTCCTGGCGCCTTCACAGTTTGAAGCAATCTTTATTTCAGCAGTTCATAAAAGTGCAGACATAGATAAAACAATAAAAGCTGCGGAAGAAGTATTCGAAGCATTGTAA
- a CDS encoding YraN family protein: MLNNNQKFGEKSESMAAGYLAKRLGYKILKKNYRTKIGEIDIIAKDGDTFVFVEVKARRSSFYGNPKYAVTSMKQKKISMAALYYLKTRKLSNAKARFDVVAINFSKQLPEIEIIKNAFELAYR, from the coding sequence ATGCTTAATAATAATCAAAAATTTGGTGAAAAAAGTGAATCAATGGCTGCCGGGTATCTTGCGAAAAGATTAGGATATAAAATTCTTAAAAAAAATTATCGTACAAAAATTGGAGAAATTGATATTATCGCAAAAGACGGGGATACTTTTGTTTTTGTGGAGGTAAAAGCCAGAAGATCGTCATTTTATGGAAATCCCAAGTACGCGGTAACATCCATGAAACAGAAAAAAATATCTATGGCGGCTCTTTATTATCTTAAAACAAGAAAGCTAAGCAATGCCAAAGCAAGATTTGATGTAGTGGCAATAAATTTTTCGAAACAACTCCCTGAAATAGAAATAATAAAAAATGCCTTTGAACTTGCCTATAGATGA
- the rsmI gene encoding 16S rRNA (cytidine(1402)-2'-O)-methyltransferase, protein MPLNLPIDDPEKSKVQGCLYIVSTPIGNRDDITLRALKVLEEVDLIAAEDTRKTGRLLAFYKINNRLTSYHEYNEAESTARLIKKIDSGLSIALVSNAGTPSVSDPGYRLIKEAVAGGIKIIPVPGVSAAVTALSVSGLPTDSFVFAGFLSKKKGKRLGQLGKFTSELRTMIFYESNKRIERFLGEIIETLGDRYGVLAREMTKRHEEFIRGPISDIFNSIKKRTVVKGECTLIVSGCVEKEKVAPETVTDEIRRRLKVSDESISQLSKDIAVKFGVSKKSVYDDAVRMKKELLKSD, encoded by the coding sequence ATGCCTTTGAACTTGCCTATAGATGATCCTGAAAAAAGCAAAGTTCAGGGTTGCCTGTATATTGTTTCTACACCCATAGGAAACAGGGATGATATTACACTAAGAGCGCTAAAAGTTCTTGAAGAAGTCGATCTTATCGCCGCGGAAGATACAAGAAAGACGGGCCGCCTACTTGCTTTTTACAAGATTAATAATCGACTGACATCTTATCATGAATATAATGAAGCTGAGAGTACTGCAAGACTGATTAAAAAAATAGATTCAGGATTATCGATCGCATTAGTATCTAATGCCGGAACCCCGTCTGTCTCTGATCCCGGATATCGCCTTATTAAAGAGGCTGTTGCAGGGGGTATAAAAATAATTCCGGTTCCCGGTGTATCTGCTGCTGTAACAGCTCTTTCCGTTTCAGGCCTCCCCACCGATTCTTTTGTCTTTGCCGGCTTCCTTTCCAAAAAGAAGGGAAAACGTTTGGGGCAGTTAGGAAAGTTTACATCTGAATTAAGAACCATGATATTTTATGAATCGAATAAGAGGATAGAACGATTTTTAGGGGAAATAATAGAAACCTTAGGCGACAGATATGGAGTTCTTGCCCGTGAAATGACAAAGAGACATGAAGAGTTTATCAGGGGGCCAATCTCTGATATTTTCAACAGTATTAAAAAGCGTACTGTTGTCAAGGGAGAGTGTACGCTTATAGTAAGCGGCTGCGTGGAAAAAGAAAAAGTTGCGCCGGAGACTGTCACAGACGAAATCAGGCGAAGACTGAAAGTATCCGATGAGAGCATTTCACAACTTTCAAAAGATATAGCAGTAAAATTCGGTGTTTCAAAAAAGAGCGTCTATGATGACGCGGTTAGAATGAAGAAGGAATTACTAAAGAGTGATTAG
- a CDS encoding RNA methyltransferase, with product MALMHYPVVNRNGDIITSAVTNLDIHDMSRAAKTYGVKAFYIVTPLMDQQRLVKKITSHWTEGAGAEYNPLRRKALELVNIKSSLNEVVGDIYDRCELFPKVVVTSSKNFGPKLVIDNFRTMLQNSGTYLLLFGTGWGLTEEFISAADYLLEPVKGCTDYNHLSVRSAAAIILDRLFGI from the coding sequence ATGGCACTGATGCATTATCCGGTAGTTAATCGTAATGGCGATATAATTACATCGGCTGTAACAAATCTTGATATTCATGATATGTCACGGGCGGCTAAAACTTACGGTGTTAAAGCATTCTATATTGTAACTCCCCTGATGGATCAGCAACGGCTCGTCAAGAAGATAACCTCACATTGGACCGAAGGAGCCGGGGCCGAGTATAACCCCCTCAGGCGCAAAGCTCTTGAGTTGGTAAATATAAAGTCTTCTTTGAATGAAGTTGTGGGAGATATATATGATCGGTGTGAGCTTTTTCCGAAAGTAGTTGTTACGTCGTCTAAAAATTTTGGACCGAAACTGGTTATTGATAATTTTCGTACAATGCTTCAAAATTCCGGGACATATCTTTTGTTATTCGGAACAGGGTGGGGACTCACTGAAGAATTTATCAGCGCCGCCGATTATTTGCTTGAACCGGTTAAGGGCTGCACAGACTATAATCATCTTTCTGTCAGGTCTGCTGCAGCAATAATATTAGACAGACTGTTTGGGATCTGA
- a CDS encoding KH domain-containing protein has product MKELVKYIAQALVDNPDQVEVSEVEGNQTSVLELKVAKEDLGKVIGKQGRTARAMRTILSAASAKVRKRTVLEIME; this is encoded by the coding sequence ATGAAAGAGCTGGTAAAATATATTGCTCAGGCACTTGTTGATAATCCTGATCAGGTAGAGGTCTCGGAGGTAGAGGGGAACCAGACTTCAGTTTTGGAACTTAAAGTTGCCAAGGAAGATCTGGGCAAGGTTATCGGGAAGCAAGGGCGGACTGCAAGAGCCATGCGGACTATTTTAAGCGCTGCTTCTGCCAAGGTGAGAAAACGAACGGTGCTTGAGATCATGGAATAA